A portion of the Mesobacillus sp. AQ2 genome contains these proteins:
- a CDS encoding aminoglycoside phosphotransferase family protein, whose product MHMNGKKVLFADILGEITKINKLPEQGCTSEVCRIVTPDGIYIMKSATKKKYREWLHSEAEVLQILSHQNSIPVPKYYGFVEEEDASHLLMSFDDGITLTAALKKAGTMKEKQRLVRSFGHFIKQLHEQEAGLKSETDWLETQLMRARLYAESGQADGNLTLLEQLEGGKPEKVKQTTIHGDCTSDNVLVVDGEVRLFIDVAGMTLGDPRYDESLAIRKFRDKPELLAPFYEGYTRYRVSDEEYLYFKEGLYEFF is encoded by the coding sequence ATGCATATGAACGGTAAAAAGGTATTATTTGCAGATATTCTTGGGGAGATAACGAAGATCAATAAACTCCCTGAACAAGGCTGCACATCGGAAGTCTGCAGGATTGTTACACCAGACGGCATTTACATCATGAAAAGTGCGACTAAGAAAAAATATCGAGAGTGGCTACACTCAGAGGCAGAAGTGCTTCAAATTTTATCCCATCAAAATTCCATTCCTGTTCCGAAGTATTATGGTTTCGTCGAGGAAGAGGATGCCAGCCATTTGCTGATGTCTTTTGATGATGGAATTACATTGACTGCTGCATTAAAAAAGGCTGGGACTATGAAGGAAAAACAAAGGCTGGTCAGGAGTTTTGGTCATTTTATAAAACAGCTTCACGAGCAAGAAGCCGGTTTGAAATCAGAAACAGACTGGCTCGAAACCCAGTTGATGAGGGCTCGATTATACGCTGAGTCAGGCCAGGCTGATGGCAATTTAACATTATTGGAACAGTTGGAAGGAGGGAAACCGGAAAAGGTAAAACAAACGACCATCCACGGAGACTGTACCTCAGATAATGTATTGGTAGTGGATGGAGAAGTCCGTTTGTTTATCGATGTTGCTGGTATGACGCTTGGGGACCCTCGTTATGATGAATCTCTGGCGATTCGAAAATTCAGGGATAAGCCGGAATTGCTGGCTCCTTTTTACGAAGGATATACCAGATACCGAGTATCAGATGAAGAATACCTTTACTTTAAAGAAGGTTTATACGAATTTTTTTAG
- a CDS encoding GyrI-like domain-containing protein — translation MCQVVNREFKVIGSKHSGPFENYAQLVPQAAQQFLQRMPNNEGTEVTVYEPKASNSHVEGIFYVGILVEEKPVSLPEEIEFLEIQHSYGMISGKGNEIGKLYSTLDEWIDGQGYQKELDGSYIIETYHPVENDIEMIEIYIPIHP, via the coding sequence ATGTGCCAGGTTGTGAACAGGGAATTTAAAGTGATTGGGTCGAAACATAGTGGGCCATTTGAAAATTATGCACAGCTGGTACCTCAGGCGGCACAGCAGTTTTTACAGCGTATGCCGAATAATGAGGGAACCGAAGTGACAGTTTATGAGCCAAAGGCAAGTAACAGTCATGTTGAAGGGATATTTTACGTAGGAATCCTTGTGGAGGAAAAGCCTGTATCCTTGCCGGAGGAAATTGAATTCTTAGAAATTCAGCATAGTTACGGAATGATCTCTGGGAAAGGGAATGAAATCGGAAAATTGTATTCAACACTTGATGAGTGGATCGATGGACAGGGATATCAAAAGGAACTCGATGGAAGCTACATAATTGAAACCTATCATCCTGTTGAGAATGATATAGAAATGATAGAAATATATATTCCTATTCACCCTTAA
- a CDS encoding class I SAM-dependent methyltransferase, with translation MEYRGSSAYEEEDFFQNYLKRKTRPESPNNSIEKPILLELMGNVKGKMILDLGCGDAEIGVELLREGAGAYIGLEGSENMIHVAVGNLKDTAGQILHASMEEWQPLAEEYDLVLSRFALHYLEDLGSIFTKVHDSLVPGGRFVFSVQHPVLTSSSKSAEGSGRRTDWVVDNYFNQGERSEPWIGKKVIKYHRTVEEYFTLLLEAGFMIEDLREGTPKAENFSTREEYERRIRIPLVLMFACRKQG, from the coding sequence ATGGAGTATAGAGGGTCATCGGCTTATGAGGAAGAGGATTTTTTCCAGAATTACTTGAAGAGAAAAACACGGCCTGAAAGTCCAAATAATAGTATAGAAAAACCAATCTTGCTCGAGTTAATGGGGAATGTGAAAGGTAAAATGATACTCGATCTGGGTTGCGGCGATGCGGAGATAGGGGTTGAACTCCTGAGAGAAGGTGCCGGTGCATATATCGGGTTGGAAGGTTCCGAAAATATGATCCATGTTGCAGTGGGAAATTTGAAAGACACTGCTGGCCAGATTTTGCACGCTTCAATGGAGGAATGGCAACCGCTGGCAGAGGAATATGATTTAGTCCTTTCTCGTTTTGCACTGCATTATTTAGAGGATTTAGGCAGTATTTTTACAAAGGTTCATGACTCGTTGGTGCCAGGCGGAAGGTTTGTTTTCAGCGTTCAGCACCCAGTACTCACCTCATCATCGAAAAGTGCTGAAGGCAGCGGCAGAAGAACTGACTGGGTTGTGGACAATTATTTCAACCAGGGAGAACGTTCTGAACCGTGGATCGGGAAAAAGGTAATCAAATACCATCGGACAGTCGAAGAGTATTTCACCCTCTTATTGGAAGCTGGTTTTATGATAGAAGACCTGAGAGAAGGGACTCCGAAAGCCGAAAACTTCTCCACCAGGGAAGAATACGAGCGGAGGATAAGGATTCCGCTGGTATTGATGTTCGCTTGCAGGAAGCAGGGCTAA